The Juglans regia cultivar Chandler chromosome 2, Walnut 2.0, whole genome shotgun sequence genome includes a window with the following:
- the LOC108985855 gene encoding probable amino acid permease 7, whose amino-acid sequence MDVQQSCPVANDSWDDDGRPKRTGTLWSCIAHIITAVIGAGVLSLAWSTSQLGWIAGPVSLLCFAIVTYISAFLLADCYRSPDPITGTRNYSYMDAVRVNLGRTHTWFCGLLQYLSLYGTDVAYVITTATSMRAIQKSNCYHKEGHQAACAYGDHFYMLLFGLIQIVMSQIPDFHNMKWLSVVAAIMSFSYSFIGFALGLAKVIENGKIMGSITGVPAANVADKLWLAFQALGDVAFAYPYSIIVIEIQDTLKSPPPENQIMKKASMTAIFVTTFFYLCCGCFGYAAFGNDTPGNLLTGFGFYEPYWLIDFANACIVLHLVGGYQIFCQPVFAFVERWLKKKYPNSSFVNNFYTFKLPLLPGFQWNLLRLCFRTAYVISTTVLAMLFPYFNQVLGLLGALNFWPLAIYFPVEMYFVQKKIGAWTRKWIALKIFSFVCFLATVVCFIGSLEGLISAKLS is encoded by the exons atggATGTCCAACAATCTTGCCCCGTAGCCAATGATTCCTGGGATGATGATGGGCGTCCAAAAAGAACCG GAACCTTGTGGAGTTGCATCGCTCATATCATTACTGCTGTTATCGGCGCTGGAGTTCTGTCTTTGGCATGGAGTACTTCACAGTTGGGATGGATAGCAGGGCCAGTTTCTTTGCTTTGTTTTGCGATTGTCACCTATATTTCAGCCTTCCTCCTTGCCGATTGTTACAGGTCTCCCGACCCCATAACCGGAACTCGAAACTACTCATATATGGACGCTGTTAGAGTGAATCTTG GAAGAACACATACGTGGTTTTGTGGTTTGCTTCAATACTTGAGCTTGTATGGGACTGATGTTGCTTATGTAATTACTACAGCAACCAGTATGAG AGCGATTCAGAAATCAAACTGTTATCACAAAGAAGGGCATCAGGCTGCATGTGCATATGGGGATCATTTCTATATGCTGCTCTTTGGGCTTATTCAGATCGTCATGTCGCAGATTCCAGATTTCCACAACATGAAATGGCTCTCCGTCGTTGCTGCAATCATGTCCTTTTCCTACTCTTTCATTGGATTTGCACTTGGGTTAGCAAAAGTAATAG AAAATGGCAAGATTATGGGGAGCATTACCGGAGTCCCAGCTGCTAATGTTGCAGACAAATTATGGTTAGCCTTCCAAGCACTCGGGGACGTTGCTTTCGCCTATCCGTACTCGATTATTGTAATTGAGATACAG GATACTTTGAAGTCCCCTCCTCCAGAAAATCAGATCATGAAGAAGGCCTCGATGACTGCCATCTTTGTCACAACCTTCTTCTACCTCTGCTGTGGCTGCTTTGGATATGCTGCCTTCGGGAATGACACGCCAGGAAACCTATTGACAGGATTTGGTTTCTATGAACCTTATTGGCTTATTGATTTTGCTAATGCTTGCATTGTCCTCCATTTGGTAGGAGGATATCAG ATTTTTTGTCAGCCAGTATTTGCATTTGTTGAAAGatggttgaagaagaaatatCCGAACAGTAGCTTTGTAAATAATTTCTACACCTTCAAACTCCCTTTGTTGCCGGGTTTTCAGTGGAATCTTCTCAGGCTATGTTTCCGAACTGCATATGTTATCTCAACCACTGTACTTGCAATGCTCTTCCCTTACTTCAACCAGGTGTTGGGACTATTAGGGGCCCTGAACTTCTGGCCTTTGGCCATATATTTCCCTGTGGAAATGTACTTCGTACAAAAGAAAATAGGGGCTTGGACTAGGAAATGGATTGCACTTAAGATATTtagctttgtttgttttcttgcGACTGTCGTGTGTTTTATCGGGTCGCTTGAAGGACTGATAAGCGCCAAATTGAGCTGA
- the LOC108985832 gene encoding probable amino acid permease 7 isoform X2 produces MAVQQSCPVANGSWDDDGRPKRTGTLWSCIAHIITAVIGSGVLSLAWSTSQLGWIAGPVSLLCFAIVTYISAFLLADCYRSPDPITGTRNYSYMDAVRVNLGRTHTWFCGLLQYLSLYGTDVAYVITTATSMRAIQKSNCYHKEGHQAACTYGDNFYMLLFGLIQIVMSQIPDFHNMKWLSVVAAIMSFSYSFIGFALGLAKVIGNGKIMGSITGVPAANVADKLWLAFQALGDIAFAYPYSIIVIEIQDTLKSPPPENQTMKKASMTAIFVTTFFYLCCGCFGYAAFGNDTPGNLLTGFGFYEPYWLIDFANACIVLHLVGGYQIYCQPVFAFVERWLTKKYPNSSFVNNFYTFKLPLLPGFQWNLLRLCFRTAYVISTTALAMLFPYFNQVLGLLGALNFWPLAIYFPVEMYFVQKKIGAWTRKWIVLRIFSFACFLVTVVGFIGSVEGLISAKLS; encoded by the exons atggCTGTCCAACAATCTTGCCCCGTAGCCAATGGTTCCTGGGATGATGATGGGCGTCCTAAAAGAACCG GAACCTTGTGGAGTTGCATCGCTCATATCATTACTGCTGTTATCGGCTCTGGAGTTCTGTCTTTGGCATGGAGTACTTCACAGTTAGGATGGATAGCAGGGCCAGTTTCTTTGCTTTGTTTTGCGATTGTCACCTATATTTCTGCCTTCCTCCTTGCCGATTGTTACAGGTCTCCCGACCCCATAACCGGAACTCGAAACTACTCATATATGGACGCTGTTAGAGTGAATCTTG GAAGAACACATACGTGGTTTTGTGGTTTGCTTCAATACTTGAGCTTGTATGGGACAGATGTTGCTTATGTAATTACTACAGCAACCAGTATGAG AGCAATTCAGAAGTCAAACTGTTATCACAAAGAAGGGCATCAGGCTGCATGTACATATGGGGATAATTTCTATATGCTGCTCTTTGGGCTTATTCAGATCGTCATGTCGCAGATTCCAGATTTCCACAACATGAAATGGCTCTCCGTCGTTGCTGCAATCATGTCCTTTTCCTACTCTTTCATTGGATTTGCACTTGGGTTAGCAAAAGTAATAG GAAATGGAAAGATTATGGGGAGCATTACCGGAGTCCCTGCTGCTAATGTTGCTGACAAATTATGGTTAGCCTTCCAGGCACTCGGGGACATTGCTTTCGCCTATCCGTACTCAATTATTGTAATTGAGATACAG GATACTTTGAAGTCCCCTCCTCCAGAAAATCAGACCATGAAGAAGGCCTCGATGACTGCCATCTTTGTCACAACCTTCTTCTACCTCTGCTGTGGCTGCTTTGGATATGCTGCCTTCGGGAATGACACACCAGGAAACCTATTGACAGGATTTGGTTTCTATGAACCTTATTGGCTTATTGATTTTGCTAATGCTTGCATTGTCCTCCATTTGGTAGGAGGATATCAG ATTTATTGCCAGCCAGTATTTGCATTTGTTGAAAGATGGTTGACGAAGAAATATCCAAACAGTAGCTTTGTAAATAATTTCTACACCTTCAAACTCCCTTTGTTGCCGGGCTTTCAGTGGAATCTTCTCAGGCTATGTTTCCGAACTGCATATGTTATCTCAACCACTGCACTTGCAATGCTCTTCCCTTACTTCAACCAGGTGTTGGGACTATTAGGGGCCCTGAACTTCTGGCCTTTGGCAATATATTTCCCTGTGGAAATGTACTTCGTACAAAAGAAAATAGGGGCTTGGACTAGGAAATGGATTGTACTTAGGATATTTAGCTTTGCTTGTTTTCTTGTGACTGTCGTGGGTTTTATCGGGTCGGTTGAAGGACTGATAAGCGCCAAATTGAGCTGA